From a region of the Salminus brasiliensis chromosome 4, fSalBra1.hap2, whole genome shotgun sequence genome:
- the tnip2 gene encoding TNFAIP3-interacting protein 2 isoform X1, which translates to MDHVKKEDDVTKLRSCSTLNTFYHETQEEMARLGQMVFAKDGRIADLQARLAKYERTCVIEGEDAVGPSKSLVGSLCKEIRRLKQKLKDAELNAAQELDSSKREIQGLQQKLKEKEQELESVRQSPEHEKDQEIQHLRTVLAERDRTQATKDVLYNSLAEDAAQLRVQLGATVRVCQELLGRLEKGHNPEHKVNEMIDSSEAARLNTVVCKLKDENQQLKKRVTYVENLNSRWQKYDLSREDYVRELCQKLKESNGLAGPGSALSPGTAAAGNTALFQQEIGRLNGLLKEKMLECERLSQERNNGSLRDHERIQMLEQQVLAYIEDFKSERADRERAQGKILDLEDEVARLQLQIHAQHVNEPQPTRRLPISLKKPSRKQTETAEPLLRNSPPEASTKRTVSQSPAQGSTDLMCPRCMTMYDDKNTVEYMNHWEECAKL; encoded by the exons ATGGATCACGTTAAGAAGGAGGACGACGTCACCAAACTGCGGAGCTGCTCGACCCTCAACACGTTTTACCACGAAACCCAGGAGGAGATGGCCAGGCTGGGGCAGATGGTCTTCGCCAAAGACGGGAGGATAGCTGACCTGCAGGCCAGGCTGGCCAAGTACGAGAGGACCTGTGTCATCGAGGGAGAGGACGCCGTTGGACCCTCTAAATCCCTGGTGGGCAGCTTGTGTAAAGAAATTCGTAGATTAAAGCAAAAGCTGAAGGACGCAGAACTGAACGCAGCTCAGGAGCTGGATTCTAGCAAACGA GAGATCCAGGGGCTGCAGCAGAAGCTGAAGGAGAAGGAGCAGGAGCTGGAGAGTGTACGGCAGAGCCCTGAGCACGAGAAGGACCAGGAGATCCAGCACCTGCGCACCGTCCTGGCAGAGCGGGACCGGACACAGGCCACCAAGGACGTCCTGTATAACTCGCTGGCAGAAGATGCTGCGCAGCTGAGAGTGCAGCTGGGGGCCACGGTCCGAGTGTGCCAGGAGCTTCTGGGGAGGCTGGAGAAGGGCCACAACCCTGAGCACAAAGTTAAtgag ATGATTGATTCCTCTGAGGCTGCTCGTCTGAACACGGTAGTCTGCAAACTGAAGGATGAGAACCAGCAGCTCAAAAAGAGAGTGACATAT GTGGAGAACCTGAACTCGAGGTGGCAGAAGTATGACTTGAGCAGAGAAGATTATGTGAGGGAGCTGTGTCAGAAGTTGAAGGAGTCTAACGGCCTGGCCGGCCCCGGGTCCGCGCTGTCTCCGGGCACAGCGGCTGCGGGCAACACGGCTCTTTTCCAGCAGGAGATCGGCCGCCTGAACGGCCTGCTAAAGGAGAAGATGCTGGAGTGCGAGAGGCTGAGCCAAGAGAGAAACAACGGCTCGCTGAGAGACCATGAGCGCATTCAGATGCTGGAGCAGCAG GTCCTGGCTTACATCGAAGATTTTAAGTCCGAGAGAGCCGACAGGGAAAGGGCTCAGGGCAAAATCCTGGACCTTGAGGATGAAGTGGCCCGTCTCCAGCTGCAAATCCACGCACAG CATGTCAATGAACCCCAGCCAACACGGCGGCTCCCCATCAGCCTGAAGAAACCGTCCCGCAAGCAGACGGAAACGGCCGAACCTCTGCTTAGGAACAGTCCTCCAGAGGCCAGCACAAAACGGACGGTCAGTCAGTCACCAGCGCAGGGCTCCACTGACCTGATGTGCCCGCGGTGCATGACCATGTACGACGACAAAAACACGGTGGAATACATGAACCACTGGGAGGAGTGCGCTAAGCTGTGA
- the tnip2 gene encoding TNFAIP3-interacting protein 2 isoform X2 yields MDHVKKEDDVTKLRSCSTLNTFYHETQEEMARLGQMVFAKDGRIADLQARLAKYERTCVIEGEDAVGPSKSLEIQGLQQKLKEKEQELESVRQSPEHEKDQEIQHLRTVLAERDRTQATKDVLYNSLAEDAAQLRVQLGATVRVCQELLGRLEKGHNPEHKVNEMIDSSEAARLNTVVCKLKDENQQLKKRVTYVENLNSRWQKYDLSREDYVRELCQKLKESNGLAGPGSALSPGTAAAGNTALFQQEIGRLNGLLKEKMLECERLSQERNNGSLRDHERIQMLEQQVLAYIEDFKSERADRERAQGKILDLEDEVARLQLQIHAQHVNEPQPTRRLPISLKKPSRKQTETAEPLLRNSPPEASTKRTVSQSPAQGSTDLMCPRCMTMYDDKNTVEYMNHWEECAKL; encoded by the exons ATGGATCACGTTAAGAAGGAGGACGACGTCACCAAACTGCGGAGCTGCTCGACCCTCAACACGTTTTACCACGAAACCCAGGAGGAGATGGCCAGGCTGGGGCAGATGGTCTTCGCCAAAGACGGGAGGATAGCTGACCTGCAGGCCAGGCTGGCCAAGTACGAGAGGACCTGTGTCATCGAGGGAGAGGACGCCGTTGGACCCTCTAAATCCCTG GAGATCCAGGGGCTGCAGCAGAAGCTGAAGGAGAAGGAGCAGGAGCTGGAGAGTGTACGGCAGAGCCCTGAGCACGAGAAGGACCAGGAGATCCAGCACCTGCGCACCGTCCTGGCAGAGCGGGACCGGACACAGGCCACCAAGGACGTCCTGTATAACTCGCTGGCAGAAGATGCTGCGCAGCTGAGAGTGCAGCTGGGGGCCACGGTCCGAGTGTGCCAGGAGCTTCTGGGGAGGCTGGAGAAGGGCCACAACCCTGAGCACAAAGTTAAtgag ATGATTGATTCCTCTGAGGCTGCTCGTCTGAACACGGTAGTCTGCAAACTGAAGGATGAGAACCAGCAGCTCAAAAAGAGAGTGACATAT GTGGAGAACCTGAACTCGAGGTGGCAGAAGTATGACTTGAGCAGAGAAGATTATGTGAGGGAGCTGTGTCAGAAGTTGAAGGAGTCTAACGGCCTGGCCGGCCCCGGGTCCGCGCTGTCTCCGGGCACAGCGGCTGCGGGCAACACGGCTCTTTTCCAGCAGGAGATCGGCCGCCTGAACGGCCTGCTAAAGGAGAAGATGCTGGAGTGCGAGAGGCTGAGCCAAGAGAGAAACAACGGCTCGCTGAGAGACCATGAGCGCATTCAGATGCTGGAGCAGCAG GTCCTGGCTTACATCGAAGATTTTAAGTCCGAGAGAGCCGACAGGGAAAGGGCTCAGGGCAAAATCCTGGACCTTGAGGATGAAGTGGCCCGTCTCCAGCTGCAAATCCACGCACAG CATGTCAATGAACCCCAGCCAACACGGCGGCTCCCCATCAGCCTGAAGAAACCGTCCCGCAAGCAGACGGAAACGGCCGAACCTCTGCTTAGGAACAGTCCTCCAGAGGCCAGCACAAAACGGACGGTCAGTCAGTCACCAGCGCAGGGCTCCACTGACCTGATGTGCCCGCGGTGCATGACCATGTACGACGACAAAAACACGGTGGAATACATGAACCACTGGGAGGAGTGCGCTAAGCTGTGA